The following coding sequences are from one Enterococcus sp. 4G2_DIV0659 window:
- a CDS encoding serine aminopeptidase domain-containing protein, protein MAINEMGAIIKRVFIILIGMLVIIIGLFFIGNNYQMNENRVNISTTDGTLSTIITSPKQGEVKGIIVFVHGDGAQEATQDGGYKPLMERFAQQGYVSVSWDKLGVGRSSGNWLLQTMDDRAKEVLEVVEWLKDKYPEYSNKISLWGASQAGWVIPKVMSENPDIQFSILVAPAINWIRQGEYDTGNQVKDSGGTNKEIFQAKQQFRNDSLLIEKNDSYSKYKNNGGKEVMTSDRYLFVRNNLNQDATDELSKVHGKMYLILAENDKNVNSLETEKIYRSKMSKKDLAVKIIPNTSHQMLNRKIENSDFLINLSGLIFPKFFLINNNYLDYCEQIVSGQSSNPC, encoded by the coding sequence ATGGCGATTAATGAAATGGGAGCAATAATTAAGAGAGTATTTATTATTCTTATAGGAATGCTTGTCATAATAATAGGGTTGTTTTTTATTGGAAATAATTATCAAATGAACGAGAACAGAGTAAATATTTCTACGACTGATGGAACATTATCCACAATAATTACTTCTCCAAAACAGGGAGAAGTAAAAGGAATTATAGTATTTGTTCATGGAGATGGGGCGCAAGAAGCAACGCAAGATGGAGGGTATAAACCACTAATGGAAAGATTTGCTCAGCAAGGCTATGTCTCTGTCTCTTGGGATAAGTTAGGAGTAGGGCGTTCTAGTGGTAATTGGTTGCTACAGACAATGGATGATCGTGCAAAAGAAGTACTAGAAGTTGTTGAGTGGTTGAAAGATAAATATCCAGAATATTCAAATAAAATTAGTTTATGGGGAGCTAGTCAAGCTGGATGGGTAATTCCCAAAGTTATGAGTGAGAATCCGGATATTCAATTCTCGATATTGGTAGCACCAGCAATTAATTGGATAAGACAGGGAGAATATGATACTGGGAATCAAGTCAAAGATTCTGGCGGAACCAATAAAGAAATTTTTCAAGCAAAACAACAATTTAGAAATGACAGCCTGCTAATTGAAAAAAATGATTCATACAGCAAATATAAAAATAATGGGGGGAAGGAGGTAATGACCTCTGATAGATATTTATTTGTTCGAAACAATTTGAATCAAGATGCTACAGATGAATTATCTAAAGTACATGGTAAAATGTATTTGATTTTGGCTGAAAATGATAAGAATGTAAATTCTTTGGAAACAGAGAAAATATATCGTTCGAAAATGTCTAAAAAAGATTTGGCAGTAAAAATTATCCCTAATACATCTCATCAAATGTTAAATAGAAAAATAGAAAATTCTGATTTTCTAATAAACTTGTCCGGGTTAATTTTTCCAAAGTTTTTTTTAATTAATAACAATTATTTAGATTATTGTGAACAGATAGTATCTGGTCAATCGTCTAATCCATGTTGA
- a CDS encoding helix-turn-helix domain-containing protein: protein MNIGKALKERRQKLNLTQQELAEKMHVSRQTISNWEVGRSYPDIESLIQLSDLFSISLDKLIKGDREMVTSLKKRSILEMLFVVILSLLMVSSVICLIIDVSINMRLSWSLVVVSSCIFGASLMSVMRYAQKEKLIKFGLTLSVLVMPLLFTIQKSVSVTNWFSYFGISISLISLGIFWALLLLWRFTTIKLWGLMTIAAVLSIGGNYLILVLTGEVTSMADVSTRFITSGLAGSIWAFVSILFGLLNLDKGAVDEWLFEHVRKK, encoded by the coding sequence GTGAATATAGGGAAAGCATTAAAAGAAAGACGGCAGAAATTAAATTTAACTCAGCAGGAATTGGCGGAGAAAATGCATGTTTCTAGACAAACAATTTCTAATTGGGAAGTCGGTAGGAGTTATCCAGATATTGAGAGTTTAATTCAATTAAGCGACTTATTTTCTATCTCACTAGATAAATTGATAAAAGGGGATAGAGAAATGGTCACTAGTTTAAAGAAAAGAAGTATATTGGAAATGTTGTTTGTTGTAATACTTAGTTTATTAATGGTAAGTAGCGTCATATGTTTGATTATTGATGTAAGTATAAATATGCGCTTATCTTGGTCTCTTGTAGTAGTAAGTAGTTGTATTTTTGGTGCAAGTTTAATGAGTGTTATGCGATATGCCCAAAAAGAAAAATTAATTAAATTTGGACTGACATTGAGTGTTTTGGTGATGCCTTTATTATTCACTATTCAAAAAAGTGTTTCAGTGACGAATTGGTTTAGTTATTTTGGTATAAGTATTAGTTTAATCTCGTTAGGTATCTTTTGGGCGTTGTTATTATTATGGCGTTTTACAACAATCAAGCTTTGGGGATTGATGACGATTGCGGCAGTATTGTCAATTGGTGGAAATTATTTAATCTTGGTGTTGACAGGTGAAGTGACAAGTATGGCAGATGTTTCAACTAGATTTATTACTTCTGGATTAGCAGGATCAATTTGGGCATTCGTATCTATTTTATTTGGGCTACTAAATCTTGATAAAGGTGCAGTTGATGAGTGGTTGTTTGAACATGTGAGAAAAAAATAA
- the licT gene encoding BglG family transcription antiterminator LicT, giving the protein MKILKVFNNNVSLVLNDDNIEEIIMGKGVGFNKREGDVIDSALIEKRFVLEGNNSVNNLENLLARIDIEDIELASDIIQLGEAELEQSIDDSILLTLSDHIGFVLNRASEGLQMRSPLEWDIKQIYTKEYAFALKAVQMMREKTGIAIPDQEAAFITLHFVNAYNSTSNMNETMLTTKIIQSIIDIIKYHYGKEYDETSYDFTRFITHIRYFVKRQLDKEVSSNEDSSLINLIAVKYEQDYQCAVKIKTFLEQQYDWTISNDELMYLTLHLNRLSSNQ; this is encoded by the coding sequence ATGAAAATACTGAAAGTTTTTAATAATAATGTTTCTTTGGTTTTAAATGATGACAACATCGAAGAAATTATTATGGGCAAAGGTGTAGGCTTCAACAAGCGTGAAGGTGACGTGATTGATTCAGCCTTGATTGAAAAAAGATTTGTTCTTGAAGGTAACAATTCCGTTAATAACTTAGAAAATCTGCTTGCACGAATCGATATTGAAGATATTGAACTGGCCAGTGATATTATTCAATTAGGCGAAGCAGAATTAGAACAGTCCATTGATGATTCCATTTTGCTGACATTGTCCGATCATATCGGTTTTGTCTTAAATCGAGCATCAGAAGGATTGCAAATGCGCTCACCATTGGAGTGGGATATCAAACAGATTTACACAAAAGAATATGCTTTTGCATTAAAAGCCGTTCAGATGATGCGAGAGAAAACAGGCATTGCTATTCCAGATCAAGAAGCCGCTTTTATTACCCTTCATTTTGTAAATGCCTATAACTCAACTAGCAATATGAACGAAACAATGTTGACAACCAAAATCATTCAAAGCATTATCGATATTATTAAATATCATTATGGGAAAGAGTATGATGAAACGTCTTATGATTTTACTCGTTTCATTACTCATATTCGTTACTTTGTCAAAAGGCAGTTGGATAAAGAAGTCTCATCAAATGAGGATTCATCCTTGATCAACCTGATTGCTGTCAAATATGAACAAGATTATCAGTGTGCAGTCAAAATCAAAACATTTTTGGAACAACAATACGATTGGACGATTTCAAATGATGAATTGATGTACTTAACACTTCACTTAAATCGCTTATCAAGCAATCAATAG